One part of the Hydra vulgaris chromosome 01, alternate assembly HydraT2T_AEP genome encodes these proteins:
- the LOC136075067 gene encoding uncharacterized protein LOC136075067, protein MFEDECHLIDIKLAGELALQNNTIGRDDFDKYVNMHIQSNVIKSIIDDCDNKITLLQEAISVKVLCEPDKTEEIKKVYVPRILHYDLERSDKIKELNSLNEANILDKISGPCIQQLDKVLKANHVQRQAYHGKCFVGNHVHTMLKSQPLLDLCNSIPKLISNLGFIDTDVYLLSNNVSQKFKQLFQYYSKCHNFMNSSQSFQQNDIQELESAIRNLMEFYRLTWPNESITPKMHLLESHILFKNGDWALEFMGNKVAKVCMPNVTILIVYFGT, encoded by the exons atgtttgaGGATGAATGTCACTTAATAGATATAAAACTTGCTGGAGAACTTGCattacaaaataatacaattggAAGAGATGATTTTGACAAATATGTTAACATGCATATTCAATcaaatgttataaaaagtattattgatgactgtgataataaaataacacttttaCAAGAGGCAATTTCAGTGAAAGTTTTATGTGAACCAGACAAAACTGAAGAAATTAAGAAAGTATATGTACCAAGAATACTCCACTATGATTTAGAAAGAAGTGACAAA ataaaagaaCTAAATTCATTGAATGAAGCAAACATTCTTGATAAAATTTCAGGTCCCTGCATTCAGCAActtgataaagttttaaaggCTAATCATGTACAAAGACAGGCTTATCATGGGAAATGTTTTGTTGGAAACCATGTTCACACAAtgcttaag TCTCAACCTTTGCTTGATTTGTGCAATTCTATCCCAAAACTAATTTCTAATCTTGGTTTTATTGACACTGATGTTTATTTACTATCAAATAATGTGAGTCAGAAATTTAAACAGTTGtttcaatattattcaaaatgtcataacttCATGAACAGCTCGCAATCTTTTCAACAGAACGATATTCAGGAGCTAG aatcaGCAATACGCAATCTTATGGAATTTTATCGCTTGACTTGGCCAAATGAATCTATAACTCCGAAGATGCACTTGCTCGAATCCCATATTCTATTCAAAAATGGGGATTGGGCATTGGAGTTTATGGGGAACAAGGTGGCGAAAGTTTGCATGCCGAATGTAACAATCTTAATCGTTTATTTTGGCACATGA
- the LOC101236863 gene encoding uncharacterized protein LOC101236863, with amino-acid sequence MASDLDKPKGHIKRPMNSFMVWSRMERKRISEANPKMHNSEISKQLGTSWKMLSEEDRAPYAEEAKRLRDLHMSEYPDYKYRPKRKPKASSVNQEKLPSIAPKRPSSIPLADYTQSRSVPTAVPVYTGFHRRTPEYRPHVGPESVTTVVYPHSRYYRTDSPEKVSHTHSPLDHYHGRSSPMRIYHRSPPSPYDSREHYSRSRENQRESSGIRPRSRSPVTRYYSYDEDIADPKSDYEDGDAKYHQKLSAEKKRKGVDDLLGEKMRAKARAEQIKHWESDKGYNGYDEYTNYSPEFLGKSYVVPIPVMVHRRGSPHHVVHTSKNEVCREECCIVPAVRYLPHSYHHHHNYHDIRAYENHPKHCFCSECKRISPKSKRYSTVQSYSVDESTPHQNMIEKKHIQMLSMTEREISKNETSDDSDSGVKINSNVKIEGKTIEQSNNQIKAM; translated from the coding sequence ATGGCATCTGATTTAGATAAACCAAAAGGACATATTAAACGGCCAATGAATTCGTTTATGGTGTGGTCTAGAATGGAGCGAAAACGGATTAGCGAAGCAAACCCCAAAATGCATAATTCCGAAATTTCAAAACAGTTAGGTACTTCTTGGAAAATGCTATCGGAAGAAGATCGAGCGCCATATGCCGAAGAGGCAAAAAGACTTCGAGATTTACACATGTCGGAATATCCAGACTATAAATACCGTCCAAAACGTAAACCAAAAGCCTCTTCAgtaaatcaagaaaaattgcCTTCTATTGCACCTAAGCGCCCTAGCAGTATTCCGCTTGCAGACTATACTCAATCTAGATCTGTACCGACAGCTGTACCAGTTTATACTGGCTTTCATCGTAGGACGCCTGAATACCGCCCTCATGTGGGTCCAGAAAGCGTAACTACAGTTGTTTATCCTCATTCTCGGTATTACCGAACTGATAGTCCAGAAAAAGTCTCTCATACTCACAGTCCATTGGATCATTATCATGGAAGAAGTTCTCCGATGCGCATTTATCACAGAAGCCCGCCCTCTCCTTATGACTCTCGAGAACATTATTCGCGTTCACGTGAAAATCAAAGAGAATCCTCAGGTATTCGCCCAAGAAGTCGCAGTCCAGTAACCCGTTACTATAGTTACGATGAAGATATTGCAGATCCAAAATCTGATTATGAAGATGGAGATGCAAAATATCACCAAAAATTAAGTGcagaaaaaaagagaaaaggtGTTGATGATTTACTAGGTGAAAAAATGCGTGCAAAAGCCAGAGCTGAACAAATAAAACATTGGGAAAGTGACAAAGGTTATAATGGCTATGATGAATACACAAACTATAGTCCTGAATTTCTCGGGAAATCATATGTTGTACCAATTCCAGTTATGGTTCATAGAAGAGGATCTCCTCACCACGTGGTTCATACTAGCAAAAATGAAGTTTGTCGCGAAGAGTGCTGCATTGTTCCTGCTGTCCGTTACCTTCCTCATAGCTATCATCATCACCATAACTACCATGATATAAGAGCATACGAAAATCATCcaaaacattgtttttgttCTGAATGTAAAAGGATATCTCCTAAATCCAAAAGATATTCAACGGTTCAAAGTTATTCCGTTGATGAGTCTACCCCTCATCAAAATATGATAGAgaaaaaacatatacaaatgCTTTCTATGACAGAAAGAGAAATTTCTAAAAACGAGACAAGCGATGACAGCGATTCtggtgttaaaattaattctaaCGTTAAAATTGAAGGAAAAACTATAGAGCaatcaaataatcaaataaaagctATGTAG